From Candidatus Auribacterota bacterium:
ACGCTCCTTATTGACCCCACCTGCGGTTGTTCTTTACGCGTCCATTCTCTCCCGTCTATAAACGTCTTCCTTACCCACTCAATAAAGCTATCCGTCCCTAGTACCGCTCCTGCTCGTGCCTCCATGATCAGATTCTTTATCCCTTTGCCCAGCCCCGAGATAACAAAGTCACGATACCGCTTCTCCCCCTCCTTGGTATCTCCTCCCATGTAGCCCAATACCGTTCCATATGTCACGAATTCATCCCGCTTCATTAACCCTATATACCCAGGCAGGCTACTCCATTTGTACTCTTTGAGTATCTTCCCTTTATCCTCTACTGTTAGTTCCTTGTACTTCTTCAACCGTACGGGGTTGAGATGCAGATAGCGGCTCAGCTCCTTCAGATACTCATCCGCTTCCACCACAATTGCTTTAAATCTCCCCTGATATAAATGTCCCGCTCGGTGATGCCTCAAATTATAATACGTCGTATATGCCGTATTGAAACGCTGCATAAATCTACTCAGATTCGCCTCTTTCGTCCTCA
This genomic window contains:
- a CDS encoding transposase translates to MARPLRIEYPGAWYHVTSRGNERGEIFRDDKDRKRFLEALEESIERFEVEVHCYVLMSNHFHFLLRTKEANLSRFMQRFNTAYTTYYNLRHHRAGHLYQGRFKAIVVEADEYLKELSRYLHLNPVRLKKYKELTVEDKGKILKEYKWSSLPGYIGLMKRDEFVTYGTVLGYMGGDTKEGEKRYRDFVISGLGKGIKNLIMEARAGAVLGTDSFIEWVRKTFIDGREWTRKEQPQVGSIRSVIPVLKIATVVGKEYGVRPEELAKARSPWREARRVLIEMSYRLNMSYRPLQKLGDELGGIGGAAVAHNHNRIQKQMLFDKKFAKRVEKIYKIILSQ